The genomic DNA GGTCTTCGCTTTCAGCGCCGAGATCGCCTCGCGAAGGTCACCCTCCACCTTGATCGTGTTCTGCCACGGAAAGTCGCTCCGCGAGCCCGACACGACGTACTTCGCCTTCGCCTCGAGCTTCTGTGCCCACTCGCGCATCGCGCGCGGCGCCTTTTCGTCGCGTGCCACCGCGGGCCAGGCTCCCTCCATCAGCTCGTAGGTGTTGCGCCCGAAGAGCATCGCCCCGCTCTGGTCCATGAGCTGCGTCCAATAGTCGTGCAGCTCGTCGTCCACGATCCCCTGGGTGTGATCGATGCCCCCGTCCAAAGTCACGTTGAGACCGAAGGTAAGGAGGCCCATGGCGTGGGATTCTACGAACGGGCAGTGATGCACAACGACAGGCGCGCCGCCCACTCCAACTTCCGAGGTGTTGGGGGAGGCAACGGAGACGAGCAACAGGCCGGGCCGGGCACCCTGTCCCATCAGCATACATCCCGAAGCCGTGCGACACTGGAACGGGCGCCCCAACCTGAGCTGATTCAGGACGATTGCAAACGAACTCGGCGTCACGCCCCTGCCGGCCGTCGCTGGCGCTTCGGCGTTGGCCGCTTCTCAGCCCACCTCAGGAGTTCGTCGAGCGCCGGACAGAGCGACTGCCCCCACTCAGTCAGGTGGTACTCGACCTTGGGCGGCACCTGCGCGTGAACGATGCGCGCGACGATGCCGTCCTGCTCGAGCTGCCGAAGCTGCTGGATGAGCATCTTCTGCGTGATGGCTGGAATCGCACGCTCCAGTTCGGAGAATCGGAGCTTCTTCCCACCGAACAGGTGAAAGAGGATGACCAGCTTCCAGCGGCCCTCCAGCATCTGGATGGCCTCCTCGATGCCGCTGGCCGCCGTCGCGGGCGTATGGTGTTCATGCTTACCCAAAAGTATGTACCCCACTTTTTCGTGCGTTCTTGTGGAACAGAACCGTACTCATTACATCATGGGCAATGCAAACGACGCCCAACCCACTCCCTGGCCTGCCCGGGCCGATCGCTGAATACTTCGCACACGAGACGACCAGCCCTGCTGCCGTGGCTCGGTGTTTCACCGACGAGGCCCTCGTCGTGGACGAGCGCCACGAACACCGCGGGCGCGCCGCCATCGAAGCGTGGAACGCTGCCGCGAACAGCAAGTACAAGCTCACGACGGAGCTGCTCGCGGCGGAGTTCGACGGACCTCGCACCACGGTGCGTGCGAACGTGAAGGGCAACTTCCCGGGGAGCCCCATTGAGCTCCGCTTCCGCTTCACCCTCGCGGGTGGACTCATCACTCGACTGGAGATCGCACCATGAGTTTCGATCTCGAACTGAAAAACCGCCGTGCGCTTGTCACAGGTGGCACGAAGGGGGTCGGCGCGGCGGTCGTCACGGCCCTCGTCGAGGCCGGCGTCAAGGTTGTCGCAACCGCACGCACCGCTCTCAGCGACACGCCTGGCGTGCACTACGTCGCAGCCGACGTCACGACCGTCGAAGGCTGCGCGCATGTGGCGCGCGACGCGCTCGCGCACCTCGGTGGTATCGACATCCTGGTGCATGTGCTCGGCGGCTCGAGTGCTCCCGGAGGTGGCTTCGCTGCGCTCGGCGAGGACGAGTGGCAGAAGGAACTCAATCTGAACCTGATGCCCGCGGTCCGGCTCGACCGAACGCTCTTGCCGTCGATGCTGGCGCAAGGTGCGGGCGTCATCGTGCACGTCACGTCCATCCAACGCGAGTTGCCCCTGCCAGAATCAACGACGGCGTATGCCGCAGCGAAGGCGGCGCTGTCGACCTACAGCAAGTCGCTGTCAAAAGAGGTGGCGCCCAAGGGCGTGCGGGTGGTCCGCGTCTCGCCGGGCTGGGTGGACACAGAAGCCTCGGTGCACCTGGCCGAGCGACTCGCCGAGCAGGCCGGCACCGACTACGAAGGTGGCAAGCAGATCATCATGAAGTCGCTAGGCGGCATCCCGCTCGGCCGCCCGTCCAAGCCTCGCGAGGTCGCCGACCTCATCGCGTTCGTCGTGTCGCCGAGGGCGGGCTCCATCACTGGCACGGAGTACGTCATTGATGGCGGCACAGTGCCAACGGTGTGATCGGTGGGGCCCCATGGGCCAGCATGAAATCCCACACAAACCGCCCAAACCTACGTGATGCGCTCCCACAGCCTCCTGTGCCTGACCAAAGCTCGGTCGCTGAGTCATAGGTTCGCCAAGGCCACTGGAGTTACACCGGCTGTGCAGGAGGCGAAGCGCACCGGCTGAATCCTCTCACGCGACAACTACCTTGACGCTCACCGGTTCCAGGCACGCTCCAGATCACAGGATGTCAGCACCGTTCTGCTGACGTCACGAGCCGGTCACAGCCACGGTCACGAGGCTTGCATGGAGGCCCACCCCTCGGGGTGCCGACCGTCGTTTTGCCCTTGCACCGTGCGCGGATATCTCTGGGCTTCGCGTTCTCCAAGGACTCCGCGTGACCGCATGGACAGGACTGCCACCTTCTTTCGATGACACCCGACGGTCCCAACCATTTCACGGTAGCTTTCCCGTGTCATGGCAGTTGATTGCGCTTCGCACTTCGGGGTCCTTCACATGGCCGATTCCCGGACCTCCAGTCCGGTGAGTCGACACCCCGATTGAAACCCCATGACCCCATTCCGAAGTCTGTGGCTCGCGGCCGCCCTACTGATGGCCGCCTGTGGAACGACTGAGCTCGCGCAGCCCGACGACGTACAGGATGCGACGACGGCCCAGGGCCTCTCCACGCTCTCCGTGCGAGGAACCACCAGCGCGAGCGGTCTGGCCACCACCACCCTCTCCATCCCGACCCCCGTCGGTACGGCCGCCGGAGATGTGCTGGTGATGCAGCTGAGCAATCGCGAGGCCGTCACCGCCGTCGCCACCCCACCCGCTGGCTGGACGCTGCTGCGCTCCGAGCAGAGCGCCTCGGCCATCAAGTCCTGGCTCTTCCTCCGCGTGGCCAGCGCGGCCGAGCCGAGCAGTCACACCTTCACCCTCGACCTCGCCAGCTCCATGGCGGCCACCCTGGTCGCGGTGTCGGGCGCGGATCCGCTCCAGCCGATCGACGTGCACGTGGGCCAGAAGAATGGCAACAGCGCGAGCCTCGCGCTGCCCGTCGCCACCACGTCGTCCGCGAACGGCCTCGCAGTGTGGTTCTCGGCCCAGGTCTGGGGAGGCACCGCGTGCCCCGCGGTCCACACCCCTCCGACGGGCTTCACCGAGCAGCTCGACACCTGCCTCGTCTCGTCATCGCACGGCGTGCTGCACAGCGCCGCCACCTCGGAGCTCGGGGCCGCGGGTGCCCAGCCCGCCTTCACCGGCAGCTCCACGCTCCCCAACACCAACATCACGCACGCGGTGGTGCTGCGTCCCCTCCAGCCGCCGGCCACCCGGGAGATCACCCTCGTCGGCACCACGCACGCGAGCGGCAAGACGGTCACCAGCCTGACCCTCTCGACCCCTACGGGCGTCGCCGCCGGTCACGTGCTGCTGGCGCACCTTGCGAACCGGAACCAGATCGGCGCCGAGCTCACCCCGCCCGCGGGTTGGACGCTGGTGCGCACCGACATGAGCACCTGGAGCATCCGCGGCTGGGTCTTCGTCCGCGTCGCCACCGCCAGCGAGCCCACGAGCCACACGTTCCAGAGCTCCATCGCGAGCTACCTCGTCGGCAACCTCGTGGCGTATGCCGGCGTCAATCCGGCCAACCCGATCGACACGCACGCCGGAAAGAGCAACAGCGGCTCGACGGCCCTCACGACGCCGCAGCTGAGCACCTCGACCGCGGGCGGGGCTGCCGTCTGGTTCGGCGCGCAGGCGTGGACCGGCGCCGCGTGTCCGACCCCGGCGATCGAGCCCCCCGTGGGCTT from Myxococcus stipitatus includes the following:
- a CDS encoding dihydrofolate reductase family protein; amino-acid sequence: MGLLTFGLNVTLDGGIDHTQGIVDDELHDYWTQLMDQSGAMLFGRNTYELMEGAWPAVARDEKAPRAMREWAQKLEAKAKYVVSGSRSDFPWQNTIKVEGDLREAISALKAKTERGVPVGAPKLAAALEELGLIEEYRIVVHPIISGRGPTLFHGLSSARHLELLSTQRFKSGVQALHFRRKAG
- a CDS encoding winged helix-turn-helix transcriptional regulator; translation: MGKHEHHTPATAASGIEEAIQMLEGRWKLVILFHLFGGKKLRFSELERAIPAITQKMLIQQLRQLEQDGIVARIVHAQVPPKVEYHLTEWGQSLCPALDELLRWAEKRPTPKRQRRPAGA
- a CDS encoding nuclear transport factor 2 family protein, coding for MQTTPNPLPGLPGPIAEYFAHETTSPAAVARCFTDEALVVDERHEHRGRAAIEAWNAAANSKYKLTTELLAAEFDGPRTTVRANVKGNFPGSPIELRFRFTLAGGLITRLEIAP
- a CDS encoding SDR family oxidoreductase — its product is MSFDLELKNRRALVTGGTKGVGAAVVTALVEAGVKVVATARTALSDTPGVHYVAADVTTVEGCAHVARDALAHLGGIDILVHVLGGSSAPGGGFAALGEDEWQKELNLNLMPAVRLDRTLLPSMLAQGAGVIVHVTSIQRELPLPESTTAYAAAKAALSTYSKSLSKEVAPKGVRVVRVSPGWVDTEASVHLAERLAEQAGTDYEGGKQIIMKSLGGIPLGRPSKPREVADLIAFVVSPRAGSITGTEYVIDGGTVPTV